A single window of Salvia splendens isolate huo1 chromosome 6, SspV2, whole genome shotgun sequence DNA harbors:
- the LOC121808154 gene encoding uncharacterized protein LOC121808154 isoform X2, whose protein sequence is MGAESPSPAVWGTWEDLILGGAVVRHGTGGWNVVASELRARTLYPYAFTPQACKERYEDLQKRYSGSTAWFEELKMRRVAELKRELVKSENSIGTLELKIKSLEGKKQQSKQGESGSSETESPPPVLDSEATESISRQTSNGENSVGSFTKETSTMGSWLCDHQLQAEETETKPSTSACSELGKYPSIDDLPEVGYEHGVIVRKKRGKRKRKDCSQVAKERSVDDNDNLGSSNAVSTANKETSTNECKRMRISSSKTTGRESLIEIFESIARSESAAVFRHRMDSQKRARYRRVIRQHMDIGTIKSRIVGQSIKTAKELFRDLLLLANNALVFYSRRTREYKAAIILRQLVMKDYKLHCRGYCNEATSDFIPCNPPVRPRTVRPQPRAPAYKDKEATSEKASKPENAALATPVGSRKQCNSGNSVLKQSLLKAKKGLKRPAKLKTELGDPHRKNTPVKQRKRVRR, encoded by the exons ATGGGGGCGGAGTCGCCGAGTCCGGCTGTGTGGGGCACGTGGGAGGATCTTATTTTGGGTGGCGCTGTTGTGAGGCACGGAACCGGCGGTTGGAACGTCGTCGCTTCGGAGCTTCGTGCGCGCACCCTTTATCCGTATGCCTTTACTCCTCAG GCTTGTAAAGAAAGGTACGAAGACCTACAAAAACGTTATTCTGGATCCAC GGCTTGGTTTGAAGAACTGAAAATGCGGCGTGTTGCAGAGCTCAAGCGAGAACTGGTTAAATCTGAAAACTCAATAGG GACACTTGAGTTGAAGATCAAATCATTGGAGGGAAAGAAACAACAATCTAAACAAGGTGAATCCGGTTCCAGCGAGACTGAATCACCTCCACCCGTGTTGGACTCAGAAGCCACCGAGTCAATCAGCAGGCAGACATCAAATGGTGAGAACTCCGTTGGCAGCTTCACAAAAGAAACGAGCACGATGGGAAGTTGGTTGTGCGACCATCAGCTTCAAGCAGAGGAGACGGAGACGAAGCCCAGCACATCTGCCTGCTCTGAGCTGGGAAAGTATCCAAGCATTGATGACCTCCCTGAGGTCGGTTATGAGCACGGAGTCATCGTTAGGAAGAAACGAgggaagagaaagagaaaggacTGCAGTCAAGTTGCCAAAGAGAGAAGTGTTGACGACAATGATAACTTAGGTTCTTCCAATGCTGTTTCGACTGCAAATAAGGAAACATCAACCAACGAATGTAAGAGGATGAGAATCTCCAGTTCCAAGACCACCGGAAGGGAGAGCTTGATCGAGATATTTGAATCCATTGCACGGAGTGAATCAGCAGCAGTCTTCAGACATCGAATGGACAGTCAG AAACGGGCGCGATACAGACGTGTTATCCGGCAGCACATGGACATTGGCACGATAAAATCAAGAATCGTCGGTCAGTCCATAAAAACAGCGAAGGAGCTCTTCCGTGACCTGCTGTTGCTGGCGAACAATGCGTTGGTGTTTTACTCGAGACGCACGCGTGAGTACAAGGCTGCAATCATTCTGCGGCAGCTGGTCATGAAAGATTACAAGCTGCATTGCAGAGGGTATTGCAATGAAGCCACGTCGGACTTCATCCCGTGCAACCCTCCGGTGAGGCCGCGGACAGTGCGGCCTCAGCCTCGGGCTCCAGCGTACAAGGACAAGGAAGCAACGTCGGAGAAAGCCTCGAAACCAGAGAATGCTGCTCTTGCCACTCCGGTGGGATCGAGGAAACAGTGTAATTCCGGTAACAGTGTGTTGAAGCAATCCTTGTTGAAGGCTAAGAAAGGTTTGAAGAGACCTGCGAAATTGAAAACTGAATTAGGTGATCCACATCGTAAAAATACACCAGTAaaacaaaggaaaagagtgcggAGATGA
- the LOC121808154 gene encoding uncharacterized protein LOC121808154 isoform X1 — protein MGAESPSPAVWGTWEDLILGGAVVRHGTGGWNVVASELRARTLYPYAFTPQACKERYEDLQKRYSGSTAWFEELKMRRVAELKRELVKSENSIGLAQMTLELKIKSLEGKKQQSKQGESGSSETESPPPVLDSEATESISRQTSNGENSVGSFTKETSTMGSWLCDHQLQAEETETKPSTSACSELGKYPSIDDLPEVGYEHGVIVRKKRGKRKRKDCSQVAKERSVDDNDNLGSSNAVSTANKETSTNECKRMRISSSKTTGRESLIEIFESIARSESAAVFRHRMDSQKRARYRRVIRQHMDIGTIKSRIVGQSIKTAKELFRDLLLLANNALVFYSRRTREYKAAIILRQLVMKDYKLHCRGYCNEATSDFIPCNPPVRPRTVRPQPRAPAYKDKEATSEKASKPENAALATPVGSRKQCNSGNSVLKQSLLKAKKGLKRPAKLKTELGDPHRKNTPVKQRKRVRR, from the exons ATGGGGGCGGAGTCGCCGAGTCCGGCTGTGTGGGGCACGTGGGAGGATCTTATTTTGGGTGGCGCTGTTGTGAGGCACGGAACCGGCGGTTGGAACGTCGTCGCTTCGGAGCTTCGTGCGCGCACCCTTTATCCGTATGCCTTTACTCCTCAG GCTTGTAAAGAAAGGTACGAAGACCTACAAAAACGTTATTCTGGATCCAC GGCTTGGTTTGAAGAACTGAAAATGCGGCGTGTTGCAGAGCTCAAGCGAGAACTGGTTAAATCTGAAAACTCAATAGGGTTAGCACAGAT GACACTTGAGTTGAAGATCAAATCATTGGAGGGAAAGAAACAACAATCTAAACAAGGTGAATCCGGTTCCAGCGAGACTGAATCACCTCCACCCGTGTTGGACTCAGAAGCCACCGAGTCAATCAGCAGGCAGACATCAAATGGTGAGAACTCCGTTGGCAGCTTCACAAAAGAAACGAGCACGATGGGAAGTTGGTTGTGCGACCATCAGCTTCAAGCAGAGGAGACGGAGACGAAGCCCAGCACATCTGCCTGCTCTGAGCTGGGAAAGTATCCAAGCATTGATGACCTCCCTGAGGTCGGTTATGAGCACGGAGTCATCGTTAGGAAGAAACGAgggaagagaaagagaaaggacTGCAGTCAAGTTGCCAAAGAGAGAAGTGTTGACGACAATGATAACTTAGGTTCTTCCAATGCTGTTTCGACTGCAAATAAGGAAACATCAACCAACGAATGTAAGAGGATGAGAATCTCCAGTTCCAAGACCACCGGAAGGGAGAGCTTGATCGAGATATTTGAATCCATTGCACGGAGTGAATCAGCAGCAGTCTTCAGACATCGAATGGACAGTCAG AAACGGGCGCGATACAGACGTGTTATCCGGCAGCACATGGACATTGGCACGATAAAATCAAGAATCGTCGGTCAGTCCATAAAAACAGCGAAGGAGCTCTTCCGTGACCTGCTGTTGCTGGCGAACAATGCGTTGGTGTTTTACTCGAGACGCACGCGTGAGTACAAGGCTGCAATCATTCTGCGGCAGCTGGTCATGAAAGATTACAAGCTGCATTGCAGAGGGTATTGCAATGAAGCCACGTCGGACTTCATCCCGTGCAACCCTCCGGTGAGGCCGCGGACAGTGCGGCCTCAGCCTCGGGCTCCAGCGTACAAGGACAAGGAAGCAACGTCGGAGAAAGCCTCGAAACCAGAGAATGCTGCTCTTGCCACTCCGGTGGGATCGAGGAAACAGTGTAATTCCGGTAACAGTGTGTTGAAGCAATCCTTGTTGAAGGCTAAGAAAGGTTTGAAGAGACCTGCGAAATTGAAAACTGAATTAGGTGATCCACATCGTAAAAATACACCAGTAaaacaaaggaaaagagtgcggAGATGA